From Acidobacteriota bacterium, a single genomic window includes:
- a CDS encoding cytochrome c, producing MVGVLMAGCRLDMHVEPKYKGLEPSSFFNDGRSERPVVPGTVARGELRTDELYYTGKINGQIANLFPFAITKEDLDRGQERFNVYCAPCHDYTGSGNGMIVQRGFPAPPSYHIDRLMKAPVGHFFDVMTNGYGTMYSYAGRVSPRDRWCIAAYIRALQLSQNAPTSDVPPNELTKLEGSAQ from the coding sequence ATGGTCGGGGTCCTGATGGCGGGTTGTCGGCTCGATATGCACGTCGAGCCGAAATATAAAGGTCTTGAGCCAAGCAGCTTCTTCAACGACGGGCGCTCAGAGCGGCCGGTTGTTCCCGGGACAGTTGCCAGAGGAGAGCTAAGGACCGACGAACTGTACTACACCGGCAAGATCAACGGCCAGATCGCTAACCTCTTCCCATTTGCGATCACAAAAGAAGATCTCGACCGCGGCCAGGAACGGTTCAACGTTTACTGCGCCCCTTGCCACGACTATACGGGAAGCGGCAACGGAATGATCGTACAAAGAGGATTTCCGGCGCCGCCTTCCTACCACATCGACCGCCTGATGAAGGCGCCGGTTGGCCATTTCTTTGACGTTATGACCAATGGCTATGGGACCATGTACAGCTACGCGGGCCGCGTCTCTCCCAGAGACCGCTGGTGCATTGCGGCTTATATCCGCGCTTTGCAGTTGAGCCAGAATGCTCCCACAAGCGATGTTCCGCCAAACGAACTTACGAAACTTGAAGGATCGGCACAATGA
- a CDS encoding SCO family protein yields MKLAYIFALCMTITVVYPSVTRGQISKILQARGFQGPPQGGASAQNSKVVPPQLKDVGIDQRLNSQVPLDLVFHDETGKTVRLGDYFGNKPVIVSLIYFNCPQLCPMVENGLLESLREVRFDVGNQYNVLTVSFDPKDSSNQAYAKRATYLSMYNRKGAAAGWHFLTGDEPSIAALTKALGFRYNYDPQTQQYSHATAIVVLTPQGKVSQYFYGIRYPAGAVRLALVEASQGKIGNPVDAVLLFCSHYDVSTGKYSLIISRVLFIAGLATVIILGVLLLVLFKSKPSKQHGRLAAQGSVRVGR; encoded by the coding sequence ATGAAATTGGCATATATTTTTGCATTGTGCATGACCATAACAGTCGTCTACCCGTCCGTTACAAGAGGACAAATTTCCAAAATCCTTCAAGCCCGTGGGTTTCAGGGGCCTCCGCAAGGGGGAGCTTCCGCCCAGAATTCCAAAGTGGTGCCTCCCCAGCTGAAAGATGTTGGCATCGACCAGCGGTTGAACAGCCAGGTTCCCCTGGATCTGGTGTTCCACGACGAGACCGGGAAGACGGTCCGGCTGGGCGACTATTTCGGCAATAAACCTGTCATCGTTTCCCTGATTTATTTCAACTGCCCGCAGCTCTGCCCCATGGTCGAAAACGGGCTTCTGGAGAGTCTCAGGGAGGTCCGGTTTGATGTCGGCAATCAGTATAATGTGCTGACGGTCAGCTTTGACCCAAAGGACTCATCCAACCAAGCCTATGCGAAAAGGGCGACTTATCTTTCCATGTATAACCGCAAAGGCGCAGCCGCTGGATGGCACTTCCTGACGGGAGACGAACCCTCGATCGCCGCCCTCACCAAAGCGCTGGGGTTCCGCTACAATTACGATCCGCAAACCCAGCAGTATTCCCATGCCACGGCCATCGTCGTCTTGACGCCTCAGGGCAAAGTTTCGCAGTACTTTTACGGCATTCGTTATCCAGCCGGCGCAGTCCGCCTGGCCCTGGTGGAGGCATCGCAGGGAAAGATTGGAAATCCCGTCGATGCCGTCCTGCTTTTTTGCAGCCATTACGACGTGAGCACGGGGAAATACAGCCTGATCATCTCCCGCGTCCTCTTTATTGCCGGCCTGGCAACCGTAATTATTTTGGGCGTGTTGTTACTGGTCCTGTTTAAAAGCAAGCCCTCCAAACAGCACGGGCGGCTCGCCGCGCAGGGGTCTGTTCGGGTCGGGAGGTAG
- the coxB gene encoding cytochrome c oxidase subunit II: protein MPQAFPLFPQQASTVAPAVDHLFYFLTAVSVFFGTLIFLLIFYFAVKYRRRSKDEGPPKNQVVNNIPLEVTWTVIPMILVAIMYFWGAKIFVSNATPPKDAMEVFVIGKQWMWHIEHTNGKREINALHMPVGVPVKLTMTSQDVIHDFSVPAFRMKMDVVPDRYTTEWFEATTPGKYHLFCDQYCGMGHSLMAGWVYVMSQEDYQRWLNSGVTGTTMAEKGETLYHQYGCITCHGTGKGPAFVGLYGKPVKLSDGQTVIANDAYIRQSILDPSSQIVNGYPAIMPTFKGQVTEEQILQITAYIKSLASKERNLGTP from the coding sequence ATGCCACAAGCTTTTCCATTATTTCCGCAGCAAGCTTCGACGGTCGCTCCGGCAGTTGACCACCTTTTTTATTTTCTGACGGCGGTGTCCGTTTTCTTCGGCACGCTCATCTTCCTGCTGATTTTCTACTTTGCAGTCAAATATCGCCGGCGTTCGAAGGATGAGGGGCCGCCGAAAAACCAGGTGGTAAACAATATTCCGCTCGAGGTCACCTGGACGGTTATTCCAATGATCCTGGTCGCCATCATGTATTTCTGGGGCGCCAAAATTTTTGTCAGCAACGCAACGCCGCCCAAGGATGCCATGGAGGTGTTCGTAATCGGAAAACAATGGATGTGGCACATTGAACACACGAATGGGAAACGTGAAATCAATGCGCTGCACATGCCGGTTGGAGTCCCGGTCAAGCTCACCATGACGTCCCAGGATGTTATTCACGATTTTTCAGTTCCCGCCTTCCGGATGAAGATGGACGTGGTGCCAGATCGCTATACCACTGAATGGTTTGAAGCAACCACCCCGGGCAAATACCACCTCTTTTGCGATCAATATTGCGGAATGGGCCATTCTTTAATGGCAGGTTGGGTGTACGTCATGAGCCAGGAAGATTACCAGAGGTGGCTCAACAGCGGGGTAACGGGCACAACCATGGCAGAAAAGGGTGAAACTCTTTATCATCAGTACGGATGCATCACCTGCCATGGCACGGGGAAAGGTCCGGCGTTCGTAGGATTATACGGCAAGCCGGTCAAACTATCAGACGGCCAGACGGTGATAGCCAATGATGCCTATATTCGTCAGTCGATTCTGGACCCGAGCTCCCAGATTGTTAATGGATACCCGGCGATTATGCCAACATTTAAGGGCCAGGTGACCGAGGAGCAGATCCTGCAAATCACGGCCTACATCAAATCGCTGGCATCAAAAGAAAGGAATTTGGGGACACCATGA
- the ctaD gene encoding cytochrome c oxidase subunit I, with amino-acid sequence MSSAEVAIEPRIHYLNVDYSIKSWLLTTDHKRIAWLYLMSITFFFTIGGLAATLMRLNLLEPQGLLVEPETYNKLFSIHGIIMVFLFLVPSIPAVLGNFLLPIMLGARDVAFPRLNLLSWYIFMTGGSLVIYAVIAGGVDTGWTFYTPLSSLYLNTHVMAAAGGVFIAGFSSILTGLNFVVTIHKMRAPGLTWFRLPLFVWSMYAASIIFIIGTPVIAISLALIVIEHFFHVGLFDPALGGDPVLFQHLFWFYSHPAVYVMVLPSMGVISELITAFSKKKIFGYHFVAFSSIAIAAIGFLVWGHHMFVSSQSVYAGLVFSALSMAVAIPSAIKVFNWTATLYKGSISYEAPMLYALGFIGLFTIGGLTGLYLASIGVDQHVHDTYFVIAHFHYIMVGGAVMGYLGGIHYWWPKMTGRLYPDGWARVSAIIIFIGFNLTFFPQFILGYLGMPRRYAVYPAEFHTLNVVSTAGASILGLGYVIPLIYLAWSARYGPIAGPNPWKATGLEWTTTSPPPTHNFEETPVVTEEPYGYDRLAEEIQVA; translated from the coding sequence ATGAGCAGTGCAGAAGTCGCAATCGAGCCCCGCATTCATTACCTGAATGTGGACTACAGCATTAAATCGTGGCTGCTTACCACCGACCACAAGAGGATCGCCTGGCTTTACCTGATGTCGATCACGTTCTTCTTTACGATCGGTGGGCTGGCCGCGACCCTGATGCGGCTGAACTTGCTTGAGCCCCAGGGTCTGCTGGTCGAGCCGGAAACCTACAACAAGCTTTTCAGCATCCACGGGATCATCATGGTCTTTCTCTTCCTGGTGCCCTCGATCCCTGCCGTGCTGGGCAACTTCCTGCTTCCCATCATGCTCGGCGCCCGCGACGTTGCGTTCCCCCGGTTGAATCTGTTGAGCTGGTACATCTTCATGACGGGCGGATCGCTTGTCATTTACGCGGTGATTGCCGGCGGGGTTGATACCGGCTGGACCTTTTATACGCCTTTGAGCAGTCTGTACCTCAACACCCACGTGATGGCAGCAGCAGGCGGCGTCTTTATTGCGGGTTTTTCGTCGATCCTTACCGGCCTGAATTTTGTTGTGACCATTCACAAGATGCGAGCCCCCGGCCTCACATGGTTCCGTCTGCCGCTCTTTGTCTGGTCCATGTACGCGGCCAGCATCATTTTTATCATCGGAACGCCGGTGATCGCTATCTCCCTCGCCCTGATCGTTATCGAGCATTTTTTCCACGTCGGGCTTTTTGACCCGGCCCTCGGCGGAGACCCCGTTCTCTTCCAGCACCTTTTCTGGTTCTATTCCCATCCAGCCGTGTATGTTATGGTTCTGCCGTCAATGGGAGTGATCAGTGAATTGATCACCGCCTTTTCTAAGAAGAAAATTTTCGGATACCATTTTGTTGCGTTTTCGAGCATTGCGATTGCCGCCATCGGATTTCTCGTGTGGGGACACCACATGTTCGTGAGCAGCCAGTCAGTCTATGCCGGCCTGGTTTTCTCTGCCCTCAGCATGGCCGTGGCTATACCATCCGCGATCAAGGTTTTTAACTGGACAGCAACCCTTTATAAAGGGTCTATTTCCTATGAAGCTCCCATGCTCTACGCGCTGGGTTTCATCGGACTTTTCACGATCGGTGGGCTGACCGGTCTGTATCTGGCCAGCATTGGAGTGGACCAGCATGTGCACGACACTTACTTTGTGATCGCACATTTCCATTACATCATGGTTGGCGGCGCCGTCATGGGCTACCTGGGAGGGATCCACTACTGGTGGCCTAAAATGACCGGGCGCCTCTATCCGGATGGTTGGGCGAGGGTTTCGGCCATCATTATCTTTATTGGCTTCAACCTCACATTCTTCCCGCAGTTTATCCTGGGTTACCTTGGCATGCCTCGCCGCTATGCCGTCTACCCGGCTGAGTTCCACACGCTGAATGTCGTGTCGACCGCCGGCGCCTCGATTCTGGGCCTTGGCTATGTTATCCCTCTGATTTATCTTGCCTGGTCGGCACGCTACGGCCCCATTGCAGGTCCCAATCCTTGGAAAGCAACCGGCTTGGAATGGACTACCACGTCTCCCCCTCCGACCCACAATTTTGAGGAAACGCCTGTCGTTACCGAAGAGCCCTATGGGTATGATCGACTCGCGGAGGAAATACAAGTTGCATAA
- a CDS encoding hydrogenase has translation MAGIEPDNVGTLVSPGSDVLGPGHSYGSVTDKISAIVLTRGTGNKYKVGFGVAVLLFIGLNMGITVLMAYGVGVWGINIPVGWGYAITNFVWWIGIGHAGTLISAFLLLMRQKWRTSINRFAEAMTLFAVACAGMFPLLHMGRPWLFYWLLPYPDTMGVWPQFRSPLVWDVFAVSTYATVSLLFWYVGLIPDLATLRDRATKKFKQVIYGVFALGWRGSARHWKNYEMAGLLLAGLATPLVVSVHTVVSFDFTIAVLPGWHSTIFPPYFVAGAIYSGFAMVIALAVPLRKYYGLEDFLTIRHLDNMGKIMLATGLIVAYSYVMETFMAFYSGNKFDIYMIMNRMTGPYAVIYWVLIAVNLVIPQLLWSARIRRNPLYLFLMSFSVQTGMWLERYMIIVTSLHRDFVPSSWGMFAPTRWDWIVFLGTIGFFFTLFYLFIRFLPMISIFEMRDLVHKTAEEARP, from the coding sequence ATGGCTGGAATAGAACCCGATAATGTGGGTACCCTGGTTTCCCCGGGAAGCGATGTCCTTGGCCCCGGCCATTCTTACGGGTCGGTAACCGACAAGATCAGCGCGATCGTCCTCACCCGAGGGACCGGCAATAAGTATAAGGTTGGATTCGGGGTCGCCGTGTTGCTCTTCATTGGGCTTAACATGGGCATCACGGTCCTGATGGCGTATGGCGTCGGGGTATGGGGCATTAATATTCCGGTAGGCTGGGGCTATGCCATCACCAATTTTGTCTGGTGGATCGGAATCGGCCACGCCGGGACACTGATCTCGGCCTTCCTTTTGTTGATGCGGCAGAAGTGGCGCACATCGATCAACCGGTTCGCGGAGGCCATGACGCTTTTCGCAGTGGCTTGCGCGGGCATGTTCCCCCTGCTGCACATGGGTCGGCCTTGGCTCTTCTACTGGCTGCTTCCCTACCCTGACACAATGGGCGTGTGGCCGCAGTTTCGCAGCCCTCTGGTATGGGACGTTTTCGCGGTCTCGACTTACGCGACTGTTTCATTGCTGTTCTGGTACGTTGGCCTGATCCCAGACCTTGCAACTCTTCGCGACCGTGCTACAAAAAAGTTCAAGCAGGTCATTTACGGAGTTTTCGCGCTCGGATGGAGAGGCTCGGCGCGGCATTGGAAGAACTATGAAATGGCCGGATTGCTGCTCGCGGGACTGGCAACACCACTGGTTGTCTCCGTCCACACGGTGGTCAGCTTCGACTTCACCATTGCGGTCCTTCCAGGCTGGCACAGCACGATCTTCCCGCCCTATTTCGTTGCGGGCGCCATCTATTCCGGCTTTGCGATGGTGATTGCGCTGGCCGTGCCCCTGCGGAAGTACTACGGGCTCGAAGATTTCCTCACCATCCGCCACCTGGACAATATGGGCAAGATCATGCTGGCCACGGGCCTGATCGTCGCTTACAGCTACGTCATGGAAACCTTCATGGCGTTTTACAGCGGCAACAAGTTTGACATTTACATGATCATGAACAGGATGACAGGGCCATACGCGGTTATTTACTGGGTGCTGATCGCAGTAAACCTGGTCATTCCCCAATTGCTGTGGTCAGCGCGAATCCGGCGCAACCCCCTGTATCTTTTCCTGATGTCCTTCTCCGTCCAGACCGGCATGTGGCTGGAACGCTACATGATTATCGTTACCAGCCTCCATCGCGATTTTGTTCCCTCTTCGTGGGGAATGTTCGCTCCTACACGCTGGGACTGGATCGTCTTCCTTGGCACCATCGGCTTTTTCTTTACTCTCTTCTACCTGTTTATCCGCTTCCTGCCCATGATCTCGATCTTCGAGATGCGGGACCTGGTCCACAAGACCGCAGAGGAGGCCAGACCTTAA
- a CDS encoding cytochrome c oxidase subunit 3 family protein — translation MIDSRRKYKLHNSQTAVYEQFDDRTQQHEASSLGMWIFLATEIMFFGAVFTAYTIYRNLFTTAFEAGSHLLNTPVGAFNTVVLIGSSLTMALAVHAAQKGKRKQLMAYLVSTMCLGSVFLFVKFVLEWMHEYKDGLAPGLHWTYAGPQSGHVAMFFCFYFILTGIHATHMIVGEGIMVVLLYMAWKGRFSTERYNPIEMFGLYWHFVDIVWIFLFPLLYLLGAHF, via the coding sequence ATGATCGACTCGCGGAGGAAATACAAGTTGCATAACAGTCAAACCGCCGTCTACGAACAGTTTGATGACCGGACGCAGCAACATGAGGCATCCAGCCTCGGAATGTGGATTTTCCTGGCTACGGAAATCATGTTCTTTGGGGCAGTCTTCACGGCTTATACGATCTACCGAAACCTTTTCACCACAGCTTTTGAGGCCGGAAGCCATCTCCTGAACACGCCGGTCGGGGCCTTCAACACGGTGGTCCTTATTGGCAGCAGCTTGACAATGGCCCTGGCAGTGCATGCGGCGCAGAAGGGCAAGCGCAAGCAACTGATGGCATATCTGGTGTCGACCATGTGTCTGGGCAGCGTCTTCCTGTTTGTAAAGTTTGTGCTCGAGTGGATGCACGAGTATAAGGACGGCCTGGCCCCCGGTTTGCACTGGACATACGCCGGCCCTCAGTCCGGCCATGTGGCCATGTTTTTTTGCTTTTACTTTATTTTGACGGGCATTCACGCAACCCACATGATTGTGGGCGAAGGAATCATGGTCGTCCTCCTCTATATGGCATGGAAAGGAAGGTTTTCCACCGAGCGCTATAACCCCATCGAAATGTTCGGGCTCTATTGGCATTTCGTCGATATTGTGTGGATCTTTCTGTTCCCATTACTGTACTTACTTGGAGCACACTTCTAA
- a CDS encoding cytochrome C: MSQIFHRSMNAIAKASIYGIVLVVALIGYVSWQVNQSAYYTYIKRPLPQPVPFSHEHHTAQLGIDCRYCHTSVENSFYAGVPPTHICMSCHSQLWTNADMLEPVRASYRTNESIQWNKVNALPDFVYFNHSIHISKGIGCTTCHGQLGKMPITWRENTLYMRWCINCHKYPERYVRPKKDVFDPIYTPPSNQIAMGKKLVKEYEIRSLTSCETCHR; encoded by the coding sequence ATGTCCCAAATCTTTCATCGCAGCATGAACGCCATCGCCAAGGCGAGCATTTATGGCATCGTTCTTGTCGTTGCATTGATCGGCTACGTGAGTTGGCAGGTAAACCAGTCGGCCTACTATACTTATATTAAACGTCCGCTTCCGCAGCCGGTTCCATTCAGCCACGAACACCACACGGCACAACTCGGCATTGACTGCCGTTACTGCCACACTTCGGTTGAGAACTCGTTTTATGCGGGCGTTCCTCCCACGCACATCTGCATGTCGTGCCACTCGCAGCTATGGACGAACGCCGACATGCTGGAGCCAGTGCGGGCCAGCTACCGTACCAACGAGTCGATCCAGTGGAACAAGGTCAATGCCCTGCCCGACTTTGTCTATTTCAACCACAGCATTCATATCAGCAAAGGAATTGGTTGCACGACGTGTCACGGGCAGCTTGGCAAGATGCCGATCACATGGCGGGAAAACACCCTCTACATGAGGTGGTGCATTAACTGCCATAAGTATCCGGAACGTTATGTCAGGCCAAAGAAAGATGTGTTCGATCCCATTTATACTCCGCCTTCGAACCAGATTGCCATGGGCAAAAAGCTGGTGAAGGAGTACGAGATAAGGAGTCTTACCAGTTGCGAGACGTGTCATCGATAA
- a CDS encoding DUF3341 domain-containing protein has protein sequence MAEFISAEELLEASQRASEAGYRKMDAYSPFPIEGLSEAVGFYKSKLPLLVFCGGLFGCCGGFFLQWWPNVIGYPQNIGGKPWDSWPAFIPITFELTILCAALSATFGMIALNRLPSPYHPAFNVERFALASKDRFFLMIEAEDPMFDLERTRQFLNELNPREVSEVES, from the coding sequence ATGGCCGAGTTTATTTCGGCGGAAGAACTTCTCGAAGCAAGCCAGCGCGCCAGCGAAGCCGGTTACCGGAAGATGGACGCGTATTCGCCTTTTCCCATCGAGGGGCTTTCTGAAGCCGTAGGGTTTTATAAGTCCAAGCTCCCGCTCCTCGTCTTCTGCGGAGGCTTATTTGGCTGTTGCGGCGGCTTCTTCCTCCAGTGGTGGCCGAACGTCATTGGGTACCCGCAGAATATCGGCGGCAAACCTTGGGACAGCTGGCCTGCCTTTATTCCGATTACATTCGAACTGACAATTCTGTGCGCCGCATTGTCGGCCACGTTCGGCATGATTGCGCTCAACCGGCTGCCATCTCCTTATCACCCTGCGTTCAACGTTGAGCGATTTGCGCTGGCGAGCAAGGACCGTTTCTTCCTGATGATCGAGGCGGAAGACCCCATGTTTGACCTGGAGCGGACTCGGCAATTTCTGAATGAACTCAATCCTCGCGAGGTATCTGAAGTTGAAAGCTAA
- a CDS encoding 4Fe-4S dicluster domain-containing protein, whose translation MKDNNFIDLATVRAGHENGGKKQFWRSLEQLAGAEDFQELAQREFPKNPPVKQAESGVSRRNMLKLMAASAGLAGLTACTKLPIEHIAPYVRPSEEFVPGHPLFYATSMPRPEGGAIGLLVRSNMGRPTKAEGNPDHPASLGSTDIFGQASVLDLWDPDRVQTVLHEGAITNYSEFLDLLGQLRGSYLTQKGAGFRVLTETITSPTLGSQLKSLLAQFPEAKWHQYTPVNRHAEREGIRAVYGEALSVYYKFDQADVVVSLDSDFLCSGRGGVRYSRDFADKRRIRDAHSSMNRLYVVESMATITGATADHRLPLKPSQIEAFATALAAAVGVKGIDAGAQAPAGVPAAWLSGVAHDLQQHRGAGIVLAGEQQPPAVHALAHAINAALGNTGKTVICTAPIEIQPVNEMDSIKELVDDMNGSKVDTLLIIGGNPIYNAPADLAFEKALDLVKLRLRLGIYNDETSYRCHWVVPQVHFLEAWSDERAYDGTACVVQPLIAPLYGNRSAHEVLGALLGDPGRTPHEWVRGYWSDQKLATPTEYETFWETALEKGVIPGTAFPAKTVTLKPGFAAALGKHSNGGSASAGPMEIAFRPDPTVWDGSFTNNSWLQELPKPLTTMTWDNAAYISLAAAEQLGVTNGDVVEIAYDGRKLRLPVWILPGHADGCLTVTFGYGRARAGRVGNGTGFNAYSIWTSDKPGFGPISTPRKTGDRYHLVTMQRHNIIGEGGHKQEEESVAAFRRDLVRVANLDEFRSNPDFAADPPEETVQAPNLYPRYDYSTGYQWAMAIDLNSCVGCNACVVACYAENNIAVVGKEQVDHGRIMQWVRVDTYWRGSLENPEAYHVVMPCMHCENAPCEYVCPVGATVHSPEGLNLMVYNRCVGTRYCSNNCPYKVRRFNFFLFSDWQTPSLYGVRNPDVTVRSRGVMEKCTYCVQRIKEAEIRTQEENRTIQDGEVVTACQQACPTQAIVFGNINDPKSKISNHKAQSRNYVLLAELNIRPRTSYLARLRNPNPEIKE comes from the coding sequence ATGAAGGACAACAATTTCATCGACCTAGCCACGGTCCGGGCAGGCCATGAAAACGGCGGCAAAAAACAGTTCTGGAGAAGCCTGGAACAACTGGCTGGCGCAGAAGATTTTCAGGAACTTGCGCAACGGGAGTTCCCCAAGAACCCTCCCGTCAAACAAGCGGAATCCGGAGTGAGCCGTCGAAACATGCTGAAATTGATGGCCGCTTCCGCCGGGCTGGCGGGATTGACCGCTTGCACGAAGCTACCCATCGAACACATTGCGCCTTACGTCCGGCCTTCGGAAGAGTTTGTTCCCGGCCACCCCTTGTTTTATGCCACTTCGATGCCCCGCCCTGAAGGGGGCGCGATCGGACTCCTTGTCAGGAGCAACATGGGCCGCCCGACCAAGGCGGAAGGCAATCCCGACCACCCTGCCAGCCTTGGCAGCACGGACATCTTTGGCCAGGCATCCGTACTCGATTTATGGGACCCTGATCGCGTCCAGACCGTATTGCACGAAGGCGCCATCACCAATTACAGCGAGTTCCTGGATTTGCTGGGCCAGTTGCGCGGTTCGTACCTGACTCAGAAGGGCGCAGGATTCCGGGTCTTGACTGAGACCATTACGTCACCCACGCTGGGGAGCCAGCTCAAGTCGCTGCTGGCGCAATTCCCCGAGGCGAAGTGGCACCAGTACACCCCGGTCAACCGCCATGCGGAACGGGAAGGCATACGGGCGGTTTACGGCGAAGCGCTCAGCGTCTATTACAAGTTTGACCAGGCTGACGTGGTCGTATCGCTGGATTCTGACTTCCTGTGTTCCGGTCGAGGCGGAGTACGCTACAGTCGTGATTTCGCTGACAAGCGGCGGATTCGAGACGCGCACAGCTCGATGAATCGCCTGTACGTGGTTGAATCCATGGCAACGATCACGGGCGCTACGGCCGATCACCGGCTCCCGCTGAAGCCCAGCCAGATCGAGGCTTTTGCAACCGCGCTGGCGGCGGCAGTGGGTGTGAAAGGGATTGACGCTGGCGCACAGGCCCCGGCCGGGGTTCCGGCTGCATGGTTGTCTGGCGTTGCACACGACCTCCAGCAGCATCGCGGCGCCGGCATTGTTCTGGCCGGTGAGCAGCAACCGCCCGCCGTCCACGCCCTGGCGCATGCCATCAATGCAGCGCTCGGCAATACCGGTAAAACCGTCATCTGCACTGCTCCGATTGAAATCCAGCCCGTCAACGAGATGGATTCCATCAAAGAACTTGTGGATGACATGAACGGCAGCAAGGTCGACACCCTTTTGATCATCGGCGGCAACCCGATATACAACGCTCCGGCCGATCTGGCTTTTGAAAAGGCGCTCGACCTCGTCAAACTGCGGCTTCGTCTTGGTATCTACAACGACGAGACCTCCTACCGCTGCCACTGGGTTGTTCCACAGGTCCATTTCCTGGAAGCCTGGAGCGACGAACGCGCTTATGACGGCACGGCTTGCGTCGTTCAGCCGCTGATCGCGCCGCTCTACGGAAATCGCTCTGCCCATGAGGTCCTGGGGGCGCTTCTTGGAGACCCTGGCCGCACTCCGCACGAGTGGGTGCGCGGTTATTGGTCAGACCAGAAACTTGCCACACCCACCGAGTATGAAACTTTCTGGGAGACCGCCCTCGAGAAAGGCGTTATACCGGGAACCGCCTTCCCGGCTAAAACCGTGACTCTCAAACCCGGCTTCGCCGCCGCTCTGGGTAAACACTCAAATGGTGGGAGCGCAAGCGCCGGTCCAATGGAGATTGCCTTCCGCCCGGACCCGACTGTCTGGGATGGCAGCTTTACCAACAATTCCTGGCTGCAGGAACTCCCGAAACCGCTGACGACCATGACCTGGGATAACGCGGCGTACATCAGCCTGGCCGCCGCCGAGCAGCTCGGCGTCACAAATGGTGATGTGGTGGAGATCGCCTACGATGGGCGCAAGCTCCGGCTCCCGGTCTGGATCCTTCCCGGGCATGCTGACGGCTGCCTGACCGTCACTTTTGGATACGGCCGGGCACGCGCGGGACGGGTTGGCAACGGAACAGGTTTTAATGCCTACTCCATCTGGACATCCGACAAGCCTGGCTTCGGTCCGATTTCCACGCCCAGAAAAACCGGAGATCGCTACCATCTTGTGACCATGCAAAGGCACAACATCATTGGGGAAGGAGGCCACAAGCAAGAAGAGGAGAGCGTGGCCGCTTTTCGCCGGGACCTGGTGCGTGTCGCAAACCTTGACGAGTTTCGTTCCAATCCGGATTTCGCGGCTGACCCGCCGGAAGAAACGGTCCAGGCCCCCAACCTTTATCCCCGCTATGACTACAGCACGGGATACCAGTGGGCCATGGCTATTGACTTGAACAGTTGCGTGGGCTGCAATGCCTGCGTGGTGGCCTGCTACGCCGAGAACAATATTGCCGTCGTGGGCAAGGAGCAGGTTGACCACGGGCGCATCATGCAATGGGTCCGCGTGGATACCTACTGGCGCGGCAGCCTGGAAAACCCCGAAGCCTATCACGTCGTAATGCCCTGCATGCACTGTGAAAACGCGCCCTGCGAATATGTATGCCCGGTGGGCGCGACCGTGCACAGCCCCGAAGGGCTCAACCTGATGGTTTACAACCGCTGCGTCGGAACGCGGTATTGCTCCAATAACTGCCCCTACAAAGTGAGAAGGTTCAATTTCTTTCTATTTTCCGACTGGCAAACGCCCAGCCTTTACGGCGTGCGGAACCCGGACGTTACAGTCCGCAGTCGCGGCGTGATGGAGAAATGCACGTACTGTGTGCAGCGCATCAAGGAAGCCGAAATCAGGACTCAGGAAGAAAATCGCACCATTCAGGATGGCGAGGTGGTCACCGCCTGCCAGCAGGCTTGCCCCACGCAGGCCATTGTATTTGGAAATATTAACGATCCCAAGAGCAAGATTTCAAACCATAAGGCTCAATCGAGGAACTACGTCTTGTTAGCCGAACTGAATATTCGTCCACGAACGTCGTACTTAGCGCGGCTGCGAAATCCGAATCCGGAGATCAAGGAGTAA